The following proteins are encoded in a genomic region of Spirosoma sp. SC4-14:
- a CDS encoding SO2930 family diheme c-type cytochrome, producing the protein MLKRNGLFVAVLVFVAVVFHACFVKNRATVHPSQIDFSALPLKKLSEYGFFTGNLSQMQPNEKVLAYEPVATLFTDYAFKKRFVWMPEGSSATVDADQPDDPLNFPDKTILIKNFYYPADFTKPTGEKRILETRLLVKDNGSWKAYPYRWNDDQTEADYKITGETIPVSWNDEHGQRHAINYAMPNKNQCKSCHNQQDAFVPIGPKVKQLNHSITYADGHTENQLTRWTKLGYLNATSETIARITPLVSMNDAQASLDARARSYLDVNCGHCHNPKGPASTSGLYLNYEQKDPFHWGVLKSPVAAGIGAGTFKFDIDPGQGKASIMTYRMNSVHPGIMMPELGRVSIHTEGVALIESWINSLKK; encoded by the coding sequence ATGTTGAAAAGAAACGGGTTGTTTGTGGCGGTGCTGGTGTTTGTGGCGGTTGTGTTTCATGCCTGTTTTGTGAAGAATCGGGCAACGGTTCACCCCTCGCAGATCGACTTCTCGGCACTTCCGCTCAAAAAACTTTCGGAGTATGGCTTTTTTACCGGCAATCTGAGTCAGATGCAGCCGAATGAAAAGGTGCTGGCTTATGAGCCCGTTGCCACGCTGTTTACCGATTATGCGTTCAAGAAGCGGTTTGTCTGGATGCCTGAAGGCAGCTCGGCTACGGTCGACGCCGACCAGCCCGACGATCCGCTGAACTTCCCGGACAAAACCATCCTGATCAAGAACTTCTACTACCCCGCCGACTTCACAAAACCGACGGGAGAAAAACGGATTCTCGAAACGCGCCTGTTAGTGAAAGACAACGGAAGCTGGAAAGCCTACCCCTACCGCTGGAACGACGACCAGACCGAGGCCGATTATAAAATAACGGGCGAAACGATTCCGGTTAGCTGGAACGATGAACACGGGCAGCGTCACGCCATTAACTACGCGATGCCCAACAAGAATCAGTGTAAAAGCTGCCATAACCAGCAGGATGCCTTCGTACCGATTGGCCCGAAAGTAAAGCAGCTTAACCATTCGATTACCTATGCGGATGGTCATACGGAGAACCAGCTAACCCGATGGACGAAGCTGGGCTACCTGAACGCAACATCCGAAACCATTGCCCGCATTACCCCGCTGGTCAGTATGAACGACGCACAGGCATCGCTCGACGCCCGCGCCCGTTCGTATCTGGATGTGAACTGCGGCCACTGCCACAATCCGAAAGGGCCTGCCTCTACATCGGGTCTATACCTGAATTATGAACAGAAAGACCCGTTTCACTGGGGTGTCTTGAAGTCGCCCGTAGCCGCCGGTATCGGAGCCGGAACGTTCAAATTCGACATCGATCCCGGTCAGGGAAAAGCGTCTATCATGACCTACCGCATGAATTCGGTTCATCCCGGCATTATGATGCCTGAGCTTGGCCGTGTCAGCATCCACACCGAAGGTGTAGCCCTGATTGAGTCGTGGATCAACAGTTTGAAGAAGTAA
- a CDS encoding rhodanese-related sulfurtransferase yields MKPYRVLLYYIYSPIENPEQYREEHHLLCLELNLLGRVIVAPEGLNGTVSGLAADCDAYMDTLRNDPRFAGIEFKIDESDEHTFQKLHVRVKKEIVHSDLPVDPLRQTGIHLEPDDFKRLKNDPNVVLVDMRSNYEHSVGKFKGAITFDMENLRELPEHIHEIEHLKGSDKKIITYCTGGIKCEKASAYLIAQGFDNVYQLHGGIIKYGMEAGGEDFDGECYVFDNRVTVPVNHVNPSVISTCHRCGTPTSRMVNCASPACNNHFTLCEACGLDHQGTCSDACKEDPELRPYDGTGYYGKETLSYSPLQGFKSRQGQPLTVEIK; encoded by the coding sequence ATGAAACCGTACCGCGTTCTTCTCTACTATATTTATTCACCCATCGAAAACCCAGAACAATACCGTGAGGAGCATCATTTGCTTTGTTTGGAACTGAATTTACTGGGCCGGGTCATTGTTGCCCCCGAAGGATTGAATGGAACCGTTTCGGGGCTGGCGGCCGATTGCGACGCCTACATGGATACGCTCCGCAACGACCCTCGCTTTGCTGGTATCGAGTTTAAGATCGACGAATCGGACGAGCATACGTTTCAGAAACTGCACGTTCGGGTAAAAAAAGAGATTGTCCATTCCGATTTGCCCGTCGATCCACTTCGGCAAACAGGTATCCATCTGGAACCTGACGATTTTAAAAGACTGAAAAACGACCCCAATGTGGTGCTGGTCGATATGCGTTCCAACTACGAACACTCGGTCGGAAAATTCAAAGGAGCCATTACGTTCGATATGGAAAATCTTCGCGAATTGCCGGAGCATATCCATGAAATTGAACACCTCAAAGGCTCGGATAAGAAAATCATTACATATTGCACGGGTGGAATTAAATGCGAAAAAGCCTCCGCTTACTTAATAGCACAGGGCTTCGACAATGTGTACCAGCTCCACGGTGGCATCATCAAATATGGCATGGAAGCGGGTGGCGAAGATTTCGACGGCGAATGCTATGTGTTCGACAATCGGGTTACGGTACCGGTCAATCATGTCAACCCGTCCGTTATATCGACCTGTCACCGCTGTGGTACCCCAACCAGCCGTATGGTCAACTGTGCCAGTCCGGCCTGCAACAACCACTTCACCCTCTGCGAAGCCTGCGGACTCGACCATCAGGGAACCTGCTCCGACGCCTGCAAAGAAGATCCTGAACTCCGCCCTTACGACGGCACCGGCTACTATGGCAAAGAAACACTAAGTTATTCGCCCCTTCAGGGTTTCAAAAGCCGTCAGGGCCAACCGTTGACGGTGGAGATAAAGTGA
- a CDS encoding GNAT family N-acetyltransferase, with amino-acid sequence MPLKLRTATPDDIPTIIRLQEQIWEPTYRSILSEDQIEYMFLTMYSPEALLEQMTTMGHTFVLLETQESTDNPVLWGFAAFAPYKPENKSFKLHKIYVLPATQGSGYGKMLINEVEKRCRDLGAQELLLNVNRYNKARQFYEKQGFRVLRQEDIAIGPYWMNDYIMSKPLMPVGKPVSE; translated from the coding sequence GTGCCGCTTAAACTTCGTACTGCTACCCCCGACGACATCCCGACGATTATCCGTTTGCAGGAGCAAATCTGGGAACCAACCTACCGTAGTATTCTTTCCGAGGATCAGATTGAATATATGTTTTTAACGATGTATTCGCCGGAAGCGCTTCTGGAACAGATGACTACGATGGGGCATACCTTTGTATTACTCGAAACTCAGGAAAGTACGGACAATCCTGTGCTGTGGGGATTTGCTGCTTTTGCTCCCTACAAGCCGGAAAATAAGTCGTTCAAGCTGCATAAGATTTATGTACTGCCTGCCACACAGGGGAGCGGCTATGGAAAAATGCTGATTAATGAAGTAGAAAAGCGGTGCCGGGATCTGGGTGCCCAGGAACTGCTGCTGAATGTGAATCGCTACAACAAAGCGCGCCAGTTTTACGAAAAGCAGGGGTTTCGGGTGTTGCGTCAGGAAGATATTGCCATTGGACCTTACTGGATGAACGACTACATTATGAGTAAGCCCCTAATGCCCGTCGGTAAGCCTGTTTCTGAATGA
- the surE gene encoding 5'/3'-nucleotidase SurE, translated as MSEQKPLILVTNDDGITSHGIRTLVELMKQLGSVIVVAPNSPQSGMGHAITIANPIRLYPSDIFGDTPAYECSGTPADCVKLAKHHILKDRSPDLVVSGINHGSNSSISILYSGTMSAAIEAAIEGIPAIGFSLGDFTRQPDFSHTHEHILAIARTVLDRGLQRGTALNVNFPARTAEALKGIRICRQANAKWQEVFDERRDPHGRRYFWLAGDFVNFDTHAEDTDEYALAQNYTSVVPCHYDLTSYSMLDELRNWKL; from the coding sequence ATGAGCGAACAAAAGCCTTTAATTCTGGTAACAAACGACGACGGTATCACATCGCACGGCATTCGAACCCTCGTTGAGTTAATGAAACAACTAGGCTCGGTGATAGTCGTTGCCCCCAACAGCCCACAGTCGGGCATGGGACACGCCATCACCATTGCCAATCCTATCCGACTGTACCCTTCCGATATTTTCGGCGATACGCCTGCCTACGAATGTTCAGGAACTCCCGCCGACTGTGTGAAACTGGCGAAACATCATATTCTGAAAGATCGGTCACCCGATCTGGTTGTCAGCGGCATCAATCATGGCAGTAATTCATCCATCAGTATTTTATACTCGGGTACCATGTCGGCGGCCATCGAAGCGGCTATCGAAGGTATTCCAGCCATTGGTTTCTCGCTGGGCGATTTCACGCGTCAGCCCGATTTCTCGCATACGCATGAGCACATACTGGCCATTGCCCGAACGGTGCTCGACCGTGGCCTGCAACGCGGAACAGCCCTGAATGTTAACTTCCCCGCCCGAACGGCCGAAGCCCTGAAAGGCATTCGTATCTGCCGACAGGCCAATGCCAAATGGCAGGAAGTATTCGATGAACGGCGCGATCCACACGGACGGCGTTATTTCTGGCTTGCAGGCGATTTTGTAAATTTCGACACCCATGCCGAAGATACCGATGAATATGCGCTGGCTCAAAACTATACGTCTGTCGTGCCGTGTCATTACGATCTCACTTCGTATAGTATGCTGGACGAATTAAGAAACTGGAAACTGTAA
- a CDS encoding parallel beta-helix domain-containing protein, with translation MKLLISGISALLLGVWLSSCNSSTSQQSKLDVATLPKASPEQIEKLVEQFIDAQEGQTIQIPEGYFELNTQLILDKVNKVTIKGAGMYKSVLSFRNITTGGEGMKIAGNGIVLQDFTVMDAPGDCIKTQHCEGLTFRAVNTTWTHQDLSKSGTYGIYPVQCKNVLVEKCEVSHSRDAGIYVGQSENIIVRDNVVFENVAGIEIENSDNAEVYNNLTENNTGGILVFNLPGLPKPFGSRTKVYNNTIRNNNHDNFAVASAGQNGNAITMVPPGSGIIILAGNEVEIFNNKLIDQKTISIAIASYHITELPIPNHPGWSPFTTNISVHDNTFEHKFGVPDLTKDLGKLIAAKCLKSQDIVYDGIIDDTKGKDVTKNPMNICIGEKQKDLRFSRLLIPASGKVTDIDVFNDLNTFNTCQVAVQTSPPVM, from the coding sequence ATGAAATTGCTGATTTCTGGCATCAGTGCCCTGCTGCTCGGTGTCTGGCTGAGTTCCTGTAACTCGTCGACCTCGCAGCAAAGCAAATTAGATGTAGCCACCCTGCCCAAAGCATCGCCCGAACAAATCGAAAAGCTGGTCGAACAGTTTATCGACGCGCAGGAAGGGCAAACCATCCAGATTCCCGAAGGCTATTTTGAGCTAAACACCCAGTTGATTCTGGACAAGGTCAATAAAGTGACCATCAAAGGAGCCGGTATGTACAAATCCGTGCTGTCGTTCAGGAACATCACTACCGGGGGCGAAGGCATGAAAATAGCCGGAAACGGCATTGTGTTGCAGGATTTCACGGTGATGGACGCTCCCGGCGACTGTATTAAAACCCAGCACTGCGAAGGTCTGACGTTTCGGGCGGTTAATACGACCTGGACCCATCAGGATTTGAGCAAAAGCGGAACCTATGGCATCTATCCAGTTCAGTGCAAAAACGTATTGGTCGAAAAATGCGAAGTGTCGCACTCGCGCGATGCGGGCATCTACGTAGGGCAATCCGAAAACATTATCGTTCGCGACAATGTCGTGTTTGAGAACGTGGCCGGTATCGAAATCGAGAATTCCGACAACGCCGAAGTCTACAACAACCTGACCGAAAACAACACGGGCGGCATTCTGGTGTTCAACCTGCCCGGCCTGCCGAAGCCGTTTGGCTCGCGGACGAAGGTGTATAACAACACCATCCGCAATAATAACCACGACAATTTTGCGGTAGCCAGCGCCGGTCAGAACGGGAACGCCATTACGATGGTGCCACCCGGTAGCGGTATTATTATACTGGCGGGCAACGAGGTCGAAATTTTCAACAACAAACTCATCGACCAGAAAACGATCTCGATTGCCATTGCCAGCTATCACATCACCGAACTGCCCATCCCGAACCATCCCGGCTGGTCGCCCTTCACGACCAACATATCCGTTCATGATAACACTTTCGAGCATAAATTCGGCGTCCCCGACCTGACGAAAGACCTGGGTAAACTGATCGCGGCCAAGTGCCTGAAATCGCAGGATATTGTCTATGATGGCATTATCGACGATACCAAAGGGAAAGACGTTACCAAAAACCCGATGAATATCTGCATCGGCGAAAAGCAGAAAGACCTGCGGTTTTCGCGCCTGCTGATACCCGCCAGTGGCAAGGTCACCGACATCGACGTGTTCAACGATCTCAATACGTTCAATACGTGCCAGGTCGCCGTACAAACATCGCCCCCGGTGATGTGA
- a CDS encoding deoxynucleoside kinase, translating into MHIAITGNIGAGKTTLAGMLASHYGWEVLYEAVEGNPYLADFYGDMHRWAFNLQIFFLNSRFAQMRRVLTAAEEGQTTVVQDRTIYEDAAIFARNLHQLGTLSDRDYHTYRSVFENMMSLVRPPDLMIYLRADLDKLRRQIEKRGRSFEQSISDDYLGRLNQLYEEFVTSYRIGELLIVDVNQLDYAQQSDDFAQIVGLIDQRLALLSSP; encoded by the coding sequence ATGCACATCGCAATCACCGGAAATATTGGGGCTGGCAAGACAACACTAGCCGGGATGCTGGCCAGTCACTATGGCTGGGAAGTTCTATACGAAGCGGTCGAGGGGAACCCGTATCTGGCCGATTTCTACGGCGATATGCACCGATGGGCCTTTAACCTGCAAATTTTTTTTCTGAATAGCCGTTTCGCCCAGATGCGTCGGGTGCTTACGGCTGCCGAAGAGGGACAAACCACAGTGGTACAGGATCGGACTATTTATGAAGATGCTGCCATTTTTGCCCGAAACCTGCACCAGCTTGGTACCTTAAGCGATCGCGATTATCACACGTACCGGAGTGTCTTCGAAAATATGATGAGTTTGGTTCGCCCACCCGATCTGATGATCTATCTGCGGGCTGATCTGGATAAACTCCGGCGGCAGATCGAAAAGCGGGGCCGTTCGTTCGAGCAATCGATCAGCGATGATTATCTGGGTCGGCTCAATCAACTCTATGAAGAATTTGTGACTTCATATCGAATTGGCGAACTGTTGATTGTGGATGTCAACCAACTGGACTACGCTCAGCAGTCCGACGATTTTGCTCAGATCGTCGGACTGATCGATCAACGACTGGCATTGCTATCGTCACCGTAG
- a CDS encoding TonB-dependent receptor → MFTLFRNLLVVFLALSPLSLLGQGFTQTIRGVVVDQSLQAPLPGATVVVVNSTPLKGTSTDAAGQFRLSQVPVGRQTLQVSAVGYKNVLLQNIAVDAGKELVLNVSLEETVNQLSEINVKPTIEKDKPLNEMAAVSARTFSVEETQKFAAAVNDPARMATAYAGVVGADDGNNYIVIRGNAPNGLLWRMEGVEIPNPNHFANLGTTGGGISILSAQLLANSDFLTGAFPAEYGNALSGVFDLRLRRGNNTKREYTIQAGVLGLDVAAEGPIAKGYNGSFLINYRYSTLGLLSKLGVSVGVGEQVFQDLSFNVYLPTKKAGTFTLFGFGGLSSSKNKAPADSTKWEYDYERYNEDFRSNTGAAGLTHTIPFSRKAVLKTVLLASGFGNRLREERLEPSDNYRATERANESYVTQKRILSSTLTYKLNPQHTIRAGVIGSQLLYDLSQRTWEAEQQQVVTRIQLSDQTNTLQAFGQWNYRASEQLTFNAGLHYLRLALNGSSSLEPRGSVRWAFRPNQSLSFGYGLHSQLQNPATYFVLPISASGETPSQTNQKLGFTRSHHYVLAYDRRLNTRADGAPLRLKVETYYQWLFDVPVSANQRDAFSVINNFSGFADRDLVNSGNGRNYGLELTLEQFLHRGLYFLLSSSLYNSEYRGSDGIWRNTRWNGRYAQSLLIGKEWTAGSNVFGLNLKLSYYGGYRDTPIDVEKSRQLDQTEYIDSQSFTTQLPDYFRPDIRLSWKRNKLHSTRTLSLDLQNAINRQNVYGQTFDPLSGTVKTFYGTGMIPVLSYRVVF, encoded by the coding sequence ATGTTTACTCTATTTCGAAATCTTCTTGTTGTCTTTTTAGCCCTGTCTCCCCTGTCGCTTTTGGGTCAGGGATTTACCCAAACCATTCGGGGTGTTGTTGTCGACCAGAGTTTACAGGCTCCCCTTCCCGGTGCTACCGTTGTTGTCGTAAACAGCACCCCGCTCAAAGGCACCAGCACCGACGCAGCGGGCCAGTTTCGGCTCAGTCAGGTGCCGGTTGGGCGGCAAACGCTTCAGGTCAGTGCGGTAGGTTATAAGAATGTGCTGCTACAGAATATTGCTGTCGATGCCGGAAAAGAACTGGTCCTGAACGTGTCGCTCGAAGAAACCGTGAATCAGCTATCGGAAATCAACGTAAAGCCGACCATCGAGAAAGACAAACCACTGAACGAAATGGCGGCAGTGTCGGCCCGTACGTTTTCCGTCGAAGAAACGCAGAAGTTTGCGGCCGCCGTCAACGACCCCGCCCGAATGGCGACGGCCTATGCGGGTGTTGTAGGTGCCGACGATGGCAACAACTATATCGTTATCCGGGGTAACGCACCCAATGGTCTGCTCTGGCGCATGGAAGGCGTTGAAATCCCGAACCCCAATCATTTCGCCAATCTGGGCACCACCGGCGGTGGCATTTCGATTCTGAGTGCGCAGTTACTGGCCAATTCCGACTTTCTGACCGGGGCTTTTCCGGCCGAGTACGGCAATGCGCTATCGGGCGTTTTCGATCTGCGACTGCGTCGGGGCAACAATACCAAACGCGAATACACCATCCAGGCTGGTGTACTGGGCCTGGATGTGGCCGCCGAAGGGCCCATTGCCAAAGGCTATAATGGCTCATTTTTGATTAATTACCGCTATTCGACCCTCGGTTTGTTGTCTAAACTGGGCGTAAGTGTCGGCGTGGGCGAGCAGGTATTTCAGGATTTGTCGTTCAATGTCTATCTGCCCACTAAAAAAGCGGGAACGTTCACCCTTTTCGGCTTTGGTGGTCTGAGCAGCAGTAAAAACAAAGCCCCCGCCGACTCAACAAAGTGGGAATACGACTACGAACGCTACAACGAAGATTTTCGGTCGAATACGGGAGCCGCTGGCCTGACCCACACGATTCCGTTTAGCCGGAAAGCAGTGCTTAAAACAGTTTTGCTGGCATCGGGTTTCGGGAATCGGCTGCGCGAGGAACGGCTCGAACCTTCGGACAACTACCGGGCCACGGAGCGCGCCAACGAAAGCTACGTGACCCAGAAACGCATTCTGTCATCGACGCTAACCTATAAACTCAATCCGCAACACACCATCCGGGCAGGGGTGATTGGTAGTCAGTTGCTGTATGATCTGTCGCAACGGACGTGGGAAGCGGAGCAGCAGCAGGTTGTGACGCGCATTCAGCTAAGTGATCAGACGAATACGCTACAGGCTTTTGGGCAATGGAATTACCGGGCTTCGGAGCAACTGACGTTCAACGCGGGCCTGCACTACCTCCGCCTTGCGCTCAATGGTAGTTCGTCGCTCGAACCGCGCGGTTCTGTTCGCTGGGCATTTCGGCCCAATCAGTCGCTGAGTTTTGGGTATGGGCTGCACAGCCAGCTTCAGAATCCGGCGACTTATTTTGTGTTGCCGATCAGCGCGTCGGGCGAAACGCCGAGTCAGACTAACCAGAAACTGGGCTTCACGCGCTCGCACCACTATGTGCTGGCCTACGACCGCCGGCTCAACACCCGCGCCGATGGGGCTCCGCTGCGTCTGAAAGTTGAAACGTACTACCAATGGCTGTTCGATGTGCCGGTTAGTGCCAACCAGCGGGATGCCTTTTCGGTCATCAACAATTTCAGTGGGTTTGCCGACCGCGATCTGGTCAACTCAGGTAATGGGCGTAATTATGGGCTGGAACTAACCCTGGAACAGTTTCTGCATCGGGGACTTTATTTCCTGCTGTCGTCGTCGCTTTATAATTCAGAATACCGGGGTTCGGATGGCATCTGGCGCAACACGCGCTGGAACGGACGGTATGCCCAGAGCCTGCTGATCGGGAAAGAATGGACGGCGGGCTCGAATGTGTTTGGCCTTAACCTCAAGCTGAGCTACTATGGTGGCTATCGCGATACGCCTATCGATGTCGAAAAATCCCGGCAACTGGACCAAACCGAATACATCGATAGTCAGTCGTTTACGACCCAGCTTCCCGATTATTTCCGCCCCGACATCCGACTGAGCTGGAAGCGAAATAAACTCCATTCGACCCGTACGCTCTCGCTCGATCTACAAAATGCTATAAACCGACAAAATGTCTATGGCCAAACATTCGATCCGCTCAGTGGTACCGTAAAAACATTTTATGGCACGGGCATGATCCCCGTATTGAGCTATCGTGTTGTGTTCTAA
- a CDS encoding Crp/Fnr family transcriptional regulator has protein sequence MRPVDCIINYLEGFVPLPAEAKAALSAMLHYKRIGRKEHIVWPNQVHEYISFIYTGCVREYYIDDREQEVALWFGFPYDVVVALPSFIAQQAGHTGIQALDDTEVLQINRTDLYALFDQFHAIERLGRLLTEQYLINSDNYIQSLQTQSAQVRYENLLARRPQILQTVPLSMIASYLGISQETLSRIRAKR, from the coding sequence ATGCGTCCCGTTGATTGCATCATCAACTATCTGGAAGGCTTTGTGCCGCTACCGGCCGAAGCCAAAGCAGCCTTGAGCGCGATGCTGCACTATAAGCGCATTGGCCGCAAAGAGCATATCGTGTGGCCCAATCAGGTGCATGAATACATTTCGTTTATTTATACCGGTTGTGTGCGCGAGTACTACATCGACGACCGCGAGCAGGAAGTGGCCCTTTGGTTCGGCTTTCCCTACGATGTTGTTGTGGCGTTGCCCAGCTTTATTGCGCAGCAAGCCGGTCATACGGGCATTCAGGCGCTGGACGACACCGAAGTGCTTCAGATTAACCGCACCGATTTATACGCCCTCTTCGATCAGTTCCACGCCATCGAACGGCTGGGTCGCCTGCTCACCGAGCAATACCTCATCAACAGCGACAACTACATTCAGAGCCTTCAGACGCAAAGTGCGCAGGTCCGCTACGAGAATCTGCTGGCCCGCCGACCGCAGATTCTACAGACGGTGCCTCTTTCCATGATTGCGTCGTACCTCGGCATCAGCCAGGAAACCCTCAGCCGGATTCGCGCCAAACGGTAG
- a CDS encoding glycosyltransferase family 2 protein, whose protein sequence is MKTDALISVVVPLYNEAGNIRPLLERFRDSLTELNYELILVDDGSMDNTVSMIRQFADHRTRLLILARNYGQTTALAAGIEAAQGEFVVTLDGDLQNDPADIPLMLNLAQIGDWDVVAGNRANRQDGLLLRKIPSRVANALIRRLTGVRLRDYGCTLKVFRREVAQKLGLYGELHRFIPVLAAMQGARMTQMDVRHHPRVHGVSKYGLGRIGPVLNDLLLVLFLQRYFRRPMRLFGPLAALSLLAGLSVGLYLLVQKLNNAHLNYSLWLILLAVLLLGGFQLLAFGLIGEMQMRTYFEASRKPAYRIRE, encoded by the coding sequence ATGAAAACCGATGCCCTGATTTCGGTGGTGGTGCCGCTCTATAATGAGGCCGGTAATATACGCCCATTGCTGGAGCGATTTCGGGATTCGCTCACCGAACTGAACTACGAATTGATTCTAGTCGATGATGGGTCGATGGACAATACGGTGAGTATGATTCGGCAGTTTGCCGATCACCGGACAAGACTGCTTATTCTGGCCCGTAACTACGGTCAGACTACGGCCCTGGCCGCAGGAATCGAGGCCGCACAGGGCGAATTTGTTGTTACCCTCGACGGTGACTTACAGAACGATCCGGCCGATATTCCGCTCATGCTGAATCTGGCGCAAATCGGCGACTGGGATGTTGTGGCTGGAAACCGGGCGAATCGACAGGATGGTTTACTGCTTCGCAAAATTCCCAGCCGGGTAGCCAACGCCTTGATTCGACGGCTTACGGGGGTTCGCTTGCGGGATTACGGCTGTACGCTGAAAGTATTTCGACGCGAGGTAGCTCAGAAGTTGGGCCTGTATGGCGAACTGCACCGTTTTATTCCCGTGCTGGCCGCCATGCAGGGAGCACGTATGACCCAGATGGATGTACGGCATCATCCGCGTGTGCATGGGGTGTCGAAATACGGTCTTGGACGAATCGGGCCAGTGCTGAACGATTTGTTGCTGGTGTTGTTCCTGCAACGCTATTTTCGGCGGCCGATGCGGCTGTTTGGCCCACTGGCAGCACTTTCATTACTGGCTGGTCTGAGTGTCGGACTATACCTGCTGGTTCAGAAGCTAAACAACGCCCACCTGAATTATAGCCTCTGGCTGATTCTGCTGGCCGTTCTTCTGCTCGGCGGCTTTCAACTGCTGGCATTCGGATTGATTGGTGAGATGCAGATGCGCACCTATTTCGAAGCCAGCCGTAAACCTGCCTACCGGATTCGGGAGTGA